In Pseudomonas sp. MYb327, one DNA window encodes the following:
- the hda gene encoding DnaA regulatory inactivator Hda, with amino-acid sequence MKPIQLPLGVRLRDDATFINYYPGANAAALGYVERLCEADAGWTESLIYLWGKHGVGRTHLLQAACLRFEQMGEPAVYLPLAELLDRGIEILDNLEQYELVCLDDLQAVAGKADWEEALFHLFNRLRDSGRRLLIAASTSPRELPVKLADLKSRLTLALIFQMRPLSDEDKLRALQLRASRRGLHLTDEVGHFILTRGTRSMSALFELLERLDQASLQAQRKLTIPFLKETLGW; translated from the coding sequence ATGAAACCGATTCAGCTGCCCCTAGGTGTGCGTCTGCGTGATGACGCCACTTTTATCAACTACTACCCAGGCGCCAATGCCGCTGCACTCGGCTATGTCGAGCGGCTGTGCGAAGCCGACGCCGGGTGGACCGAAAGCCTGATTTACCTCTGGGGCAAGCACGGGGTAGGGCGCACGCATCTGTTGCAGGCTGCCTGTTTGCGATTCGAGCAGATGGGCGAGCCGGCGGTTTACCTTCCGTTGGCTGAGTTGCTTGATCGCGGCATTGAAATCCTCGACAACCTCGAACAATACGAACTGGTTTGCCTGGATGATCTACAGGCGGTTGCCGGCAAGGCGGATTGGGAAGAGGCGCTGTTTCATCTGTTCAATCGTCTGCGTGACAGTGGTCGGCGTCTGTTGATTGCCGCTTCGACTTCCCCACGTGAGTTGCCGGTAAAGCTTGCAGACCTTAAATCCCGCCTGACCCTGGCACTGATTTTTCAGATGCGACCGCTTTCCGATGAAGACAAACTGCGCGCCTTGCAACTGCGCGCATCCCGTCGCGGATTGCACCTGACGGATGAAGTCGGGCACTTCATTTTGACTCGCGGTACTCGGAGCATGAGTGCGCTTTTCGAGCTGCTCGAGCGTCTTGACCAGGCTTCTCTTCAAGCCCAGCGCAAACTGACTATTCCCTTCTTGAAAGAAACGCTGGGCTGGTAA
- a CDS encoding NlpC/P60 family protein, which produces MLNRFAPLVPLALVTLLFGCAAHSPVSQQEQQQQVKNSVTAQSSARYQEDLFQEEAATEKELAAFADGKSYKLPVLADSILERGMSLIGTRYRFGGTSEAGFDCSGFIGYLFREEAGMNLPRSTREMINVDAPLVSRSKLEPGDLLFFATNGRRGRVSHAGIYLGDNQFIHSSSRRSGGVRIDSLGDSYWSKTFIEAKRALAMAPGASPIVTARK; this is translated from the coding sequence ATGCTAAATCGCTTTGCACCCCTCGTGCCTCTCGCACTCGTTACCCTGTTGTTCGGTTGCGCTGCTCACTCTCCAGTGTCCCAGCAAGAGCAACAACAGCAGGTTAAAAACTCTGTTACCGCCCAATCTTCCGCTCGTTATCAGGAAGATCTTTTTCAAGAAGAGGCGGCTACCGAAAAAGAACTCGCAGCTTTCGCCGATGGCAAGTCGTACAAACTTCCAGTCCTGGCTGACAGCATTCTCGAACGCGGCATGTCCCTGATCGGTACCCGTTACCGTTTTGGCGGCACCTCTGAAGCCGGTTTCGATTGCAGTGGTTTCATTGGCTATCTGTTCCGTGAAGAAGCCGGGATGAACCTGCCTCGCTCCACTCGTGAAATGATCAACGTTGACGCTCCGCTGGTCTCCCGCAGTAAGCTGGAGCCGGGCGATTTGCTGTTCTTCGCCACGAATGGTCGTCGCGGTCGCGTCAGTCACGCCGGGATCTACCTGGGCGACAACCAGTTCATTCATTCCAGCAGCCGCCGCAGCGGTGGTGTGCGAATCGATAGCCTGGGCGACAGCTACTGGAGCAAGACCTTCATCGAAGCCAAGCGCGCTCTCGCGATGGCACCCGGGGCGTCTCCAATCGTCACCGCTCGCAAGTAA
- a CDS encoding C40 family peptidase has translation MTMSARLTLMLFAALLSACASRTPPPAPVVRAPIVFGPSQAFSPEAEDVLFRALGLVGTPYRWGGNTPDSGFDCSGLIGYVYRDVAGISLPRTTREMITMQAASVGKEGLQTGDLIFFATNGGSQVSHAGIYVGEGRFVHAPATGGTVKLDSLSKAYWQKAYLSAKRVLQPEHLARNP, from the coding sequence ATGACGATGTCGGCCCGCCTCACACTCATGCTCTTCGCCGCGCTGCTCAGCGCTTGCGCCAGTCGCACACCGCCTCCTGCGCCGGTGGTTCGCGCGCCTATCGTGTTCGGTCCTTCCCAAGCCTTTTCGCCTGAAGCGGAAGACGTACTTTTCCGTGCGTTGGGCCTGGTGGGTACGCCTTATCGCTGGGGTGGAAACACACCGGATTCCGGGTTCGATTGCAGTGGCCTGATCGGTTACGTCTACCGAGATGTCGCCGGTATTTCCTTGCCGCGCACCACGCGCGAGATGATCACCATGCAAGCCGCCAGCGTCGGCAAGGAAGGCCTGCAAACCGGCGACCTGATCTTCTTCGCCACCAATGGCGGCTCCCAGGTCAGTCATGCCGGCATCTACGTGGGTGAAGGGCGTTTCGTCCATGCTCCGGCCACCGGTGGCACGGTCAAGCTCGACAGCTTGTCCAAGGCGTATTGGCAGAAAGCCTACCTGAGCGCCAAGCGGGTCCTGCAACCGGAGCACCTGGCGCGTAATCCGTAA
- a CDS encoding class I SAM-dependent methyltransferase has translation MTARTLNLDDSLYHYLLDVSLRETPLLKRLRDETQALPMARWQVAPEQGQFLELLVKLIGARRVLEIGTFTGYSALCMAAALPESGSLICCDIPGDYNATALRYWQEAGLAERIDLRLAPALETLAEIEQQGQGGQFDLVFIDADKANYPTYLEHALRLLRVGGLAVFDNTLWSGRVLEENPESADTRAIQALNRALKDDVRVDLSLLPLGDGLTLCRKR, from the coding sequence ATGACCGCTCGCACGCTCAATCTCGACGATTCGCTCTATCACTACCTGCTTGATGTGTCCTTGCGCGAAACGCCGCTGCTCAAGCGATTGCGTGACGAAACCCAGGCGCTGCCCATGGCGCGTTGGCAAGTAGCGCCGGAGCAAGGGCAATTTCTCGAATTACTGGTAAAGCTCATTGGCGCCAGGCGTGTGCTGGAAATCGGCACCTTCACTGGCTACAGCGCCCTTTGTATGGCGGCGGCATTGCCTGAAAGTGGTTCACTGATCTGCTGTGACATCCCTGGTGACTACAACGCAACGGCGCTTCGTTATTGGCAGGAGGCCGGTCTGGCCGAGCGAATCGATCTGCGTCTGGCGCCCGCGCTGGAAACGCTCGCCGAGATTGAACAGCAAGGGCAGGGCGGACAATTCGACTTGGTGTTCATCGACGCGGATAAGGCTAATTACCCGACCTATCTTGAGCATGCGCTGCGCTTGTTGCGCGTGGGTGGCCTGGCGGTATTCGATAACACCCTGTGGAGTGGTCGGGTGCTTGAGGAAAATCCCGAGAGCGCCGATACCCGCGCGATCCAGGCACTCAATCGTGCCTTGAAGGATGATGTGCGGGTGGATCTGTCGCTGTTGCCGTTGGGGGATGGGTTAACACTTTGCCGCAAGCGCTAA
- a CDS encoding sorbosone dehydrogenase family protein — protein MRKPQLVLVIALAGGLAACGETSSLQVSDGTGPSPKLPEPNKTLVPTVNIAAAIGWPEGAKPVAAAGTQVAAFADGLDHPRWLYVLPNGDVLVAETNAPPKPDDGKGIKGWVMKKVMGRAGAAVPSPNRITLLRDKDHDGIAETRTVFLENLNSPFGMTLVGNDLYVADTDRLLRFHYEDGDTAIKSQPIKVVDLPGGTLNHHWTKNVIASKDGSKLYVTVGSNSNVGENGLDQEEGRAAIWEVDRATGNHRIFASGIRNPNGLAWEPSSGALWTAVNERDEIGSDLVPDYITSVKDGGFYGWPFSYYGQHVDVRVEPQQPEMVAKAIAPDYAVGPHTASLGLTFAEGNKLPTQFKEGAFIGQHGSWNRKPHSGYKVIFVPFSAGKPTGQPVDVLTGFLNDEEKAMGRPVGVVIDQQGDLLVADDVGNKVWRVSAVK, from the coding sequence ATGCGCAAGCCCCAGCTCGTTCTCGTTATCGCGCTCGCCGGAGGGCTCGCCGCTTGCGGTGAAACCTCCAGCCTGCAAGTCTCCGACGGCACCGGCCCGTCGCCCAAGTTGCCAGAACCGAACAAGACACTGGTCCCGACAGTGAACATCGCCGCGGCCATCGGCTGGCCGGAGGGCGCAAAACCCGTCGCCGCTGCCGGCACGCAAGTGGCAGCGTTTGCCGACGGCCTTGATCACCCGCGCTGGCTCTATGTACTGCCCAACGGTGATGTGCTGGTGGCCGAAACCAACGCCCCGCCCAAACCCGATGACGGCAAAGGCATCAAGGGCTGGGTCATGAAGAAAGTCATGGGGCGCGCCGGCGCGGCTGTTCCCAGCCCGAATCGCATTACGCTGCTGCGAGACAAGGATCACGACGGCATCGCGGAAACTCGCACGGTGTTCTTGGAAAACCTCAACTCGCCCTTCGGCATGACCCTCGTGGGCAATGACCTGTACGTTGCCGATACCGATCGCCTGTTGCGCTTCCACTATGAAGACGGTGACACGGCGATCAAGTCGCAGCCCATCAAAGTGGTCGACTTGCCGGGTGGAACGCTGAATCACCACTGGACCAAAAACGTTATTGCCAGCAAGGACGGTAGCAAGCTCTATGTCACGGTAGGCTCCAACAGTAACGTCGGAGAAAACGGCCTGGACCAGGAAGAAGGTCGCGCGGCGATCTGGGAAGTGGATCGCGCCACGGGCAACCACCGGATCTTCGCTTCCGGGATTCGCAATCCGAACGGCTTGGCGTGGGAGCCCTCCAGCGGCGCGTTGTGGACAGCCGTGAATGAGCGGGACGAAATCGGCAGTGACCTGGTGCCCGACTACATCACCTCAGTGAAGGACGGCGGATTTTACGGCTGGCCTTTCAGTTACTACGGCCAGCACGTCGACGTTCGTGTCGAACCGCAACAACCGGAGATGGTGGCCAAGGCGATTGCCCCGGACTATGCCGTCGGCCCGCACACCGCCTCATTGGGGCTGACGTTTGCCGAAGGCAATAAACTGCCGACGCAATTCAAGGAAGGCGCCTTCATCGGCCAGCACGGTTCCTGGAATCGCAAACCGCACAGTGGCTACAAAGTGATTTTCGTACCGTTCAGTGCCGGCAAACCGACCGGGCAGCCGGTTGATGTGCTTACCGGTTTCCTTAATGACGAGGAAAAAGCCATGGGCCGGCCGGTGGGCGTGGTAATTGATCAGCAGGGAGATTTGTTGGTGGCAGATGATGTGGGGAACAAGGTGTGGCGCGTGTCAGCGGTTAAGTAA
- the cobO gene encoding cob(I)yrinic acid a,c-diamide adenosyltransferase, whose translation MTDTPDRDERHLARMLRKKAVIDERIANSPNECGLLLVLTGNGKGKSSSAFGMLARAMGHGMHCGVVQFIKGRNSTGEELFFRRFPEQVRFHVMGEGFTWETQDRQRDIAAAEAAWAVSQQLLRDPSIGLVVLDELNIALKHGYLDLDQVLSDLQARPPMQHVVVTGRGAKPEMIELADTVTEMGMIKHAFQAGIKAQKGVEL comes from the coding sequence ATGACTGATACCCCTGATCGTGACGAACGTCACCTGGCGCGCATGCTGCGCAAAAAAGCCGTGATCGACGAACGCATCGCCAACTCTCCGAATGAATGCGGCCTGTTGTTGGTGCTGACCGGCAACGGCAAAGGCAAGAGCAGTTCGGCGTTCGGCATGCTCGCCCGCGCAATGGGCCATGGCATGCACTGCGGCGTGGTGCAGTTCATCAAGGGGCGCAACAGTACGGGCGAAGAGTTGTTCTTCCGACGTTTTCCAGAACAAGTGCGTTTTCATGTGATGGGCGAGGGCTTCACTTGGGAAACCCAGGATCGCCAGCGCGACATCGCCGCCGCCGAAGCGGCGTGGGCGGTATCACAGCAATTGCTGCGCGATCCGTCCATCGGCCTGGTGGTACTGGACGAATTGAACATCGCCCTCAAGCACGGCTATCTGGATCTGGACCAAGTGCTCAGCGATTTGCAGGCGCGACCGCCGATGCAGCACGTGGTGGTCACCGGTCGTGGCGCCAAGCCGGAAATGATCGAATTGGCCGACACCGTCACTGAAATGGGCATGATCAAGCACGCTTTTCAGGCCGGGATCAAAGCGCAAAAAGGCGTGGAGCTGTGA
- a CDS encoding cobyrinate a,c-diamide synthase, with protein MNQPRHCPAVLIAAPASGQGKTTVTAALARLHRNQGRKVRVFKCGPDFLDPMILERASGAPVYQLDMWMVGEQESRRLLWEAAAEADLILIEGVMGLFDGTPSSADLARHFGVPVLGVIDGTAMAQTFGALALGLARYQSDLPFAGVLANRVGTVRHAQLLEGSLTEGLRWYGALSRETGIELPSRHLGLVQASELNDLDVRLDAAAEALASSCEVALPPAVEFGAPDVIDVEPLLSGVRIAVARDEAFAFTYGASLDLLREMGAELSFFSPIRDAGLPEADSLYLPGGYPELHHVALSQNTAMLEAIRAHHAAGKPLLAECGGMLYLLDSLTDVEGTRAELVGLLAGDAVMQKRLAALALQAVELPEGSLRGHTYHHSLTTTELVPIARGLSPNGGRGAEAVYREGRMTASYVHFYFPSNPSAVAALFAPDLETAIAGKPAPAVGGVIPEEMQSLVGAGLPANGP; from the coding sequence GTGAATCAACCTCGTCATTGCCCGGCGGTATTGATCGCCGCGCCGGCGTCTGGTCAGGGCAAGACTACGGTCACCGCCGCACTGGCCCGTTTGCATCGCAATCAGGGGCGCAAGGTTCGCGTGTTCAAGTGCGGCCCGGACTTTCTCGACCCGATGATTCTCGAGCGCGCCAGCGGAGCGCCGGTGTATCAACTGGACATGTGGATGGTCGGCGAGCAGGAAAGTCGCCGACTGTTGTGGGAAGCCGCCGCTGAAGCTGACTTGATTCTGATCGAAGGCGTCATGGGTCTGTTCGACGGCACGCCGTCCAGCGCTGACCTGGCGCGGCACTTTGGCGTGCCGGTGCTCGGTGTGATCGACGGCACCGCCATGGCACAGACCTTTGGTGCGCTGGCCCTGGGCCTGGCGCGCTATCAGTCCGACTTGCCGTTTGCCGGCGTGTTGGCCAACCGCGTGGGCACCGTGCGTCACGCGCAATTGCTCGAAGGCAGTCTGACCGAAGGACTGCGCTGGTACGGCGCGTTGTCCCGGGAAACCGGAATCGAATTGCCCAGCCGCCATCTCGGACTGGTTCAGGCCAGCGAGTTGAATGATCTCGACGTGCGTCTCGATGCAGCGGCCGAAGCGTTGGCCAGCAGTTGCGAGGTTGCGCTGCCGCCTGCGGTGGAATTCGGCGCGCCGGATGTGATCGACGTCGAACCTCTACTGAGCGGTGTGCGCATTGCCGTGGCCCGTGACGAAGCGTTTGCCTTCACCTATGGCGCCAGCCTGGATTTGCTGCGGGAGATGGGCGCCGAACTGTCGTTCTTCTCGCCGATCCGCGACGCTGGTTTGCCGGAGGCCGACAGCTTGTATCTGCCGGGCGGCTATCCGGAATTGCACCATGTCGCGCTGTCGCAAAACACGGCGATGCTTGAGGCGATCCGCGCGCACCATGCTGCCGGCAAGCCGTTGCTGGCCGAGTGTGGCGGCATGCTTTATTTGCTCGATTCGTTGACCGATGTTGAAGGTACGCGTGCGGAACTGGTCGGTTTGCTGGCCGGTGATGCGGTGATGCAGAAGCGTCTGGCTGCATTGGCGCTGCAAGCGGTGGAACTGCCGGAAGGTTCGTTGCGCGGGCACACCTATCATCATTCGCTGACTACGACCGAGCTCGTGCCGATTGCTCGGGGCTTGAGTCCTAACGGCGGGCGTGGGGCGGAGGCGGTTTATCGTGAGGGGCGGATGACGGCTTCGTACGTGCACTTCTATTTTCCGTCCAATCCGTCTGCGGTTGCCGCGCTTTTTGCACCTGATCTGGAAACCGCTATCGCTGGCAAGCCAGCTCCCGCAGTGGGCGGTGTAATACCTGAAGAAATGCAATCCCTTGTGGGAGCTGGCTTGCCAGCGAACGGGCCATGA
- the bluB gene encoding 5,6-dimethylbenzimidazole synthase, whose product MTDNAFSEAERAAVYRAIGERRDMRHFSGGTVEPELLRRLLEAAHQAPSVGLMQPWRFIRISDRTLRGEIQALVEEERIRTAEALGERTDEFMQLKVEGINDCAEVLVAALMEDREQHIFGRRTLPEMDLASLSCAIQNLWLASRAEGLGMGWVSLFEPQALADLLGLPAGAKPLAVLCLGPVTEFYPAPMLVLEGWAQARPLSELLYENYWGVRP is encoded by the coding sequence ATGACCGACAACGCCTTTTCCGAAGCCGAGCGCGCAGCGGTTTATCGCGCCATCGGTGAACGCCGCGACATGCGCCACTTCAGCGGCGGCACGGTCGAGCCCGAACTGTTGCGCCGCCTGCTCGAAGCCGCGCATCAGGCCCCCAGCGTTGGCCTGATGCAGCCCTGGCGCTTCATCCGCATCAGCGACCGCACCCTGCGCGGCGAGATTCAGGCGCTGGTGGAAGAAGAGCGCATCCGCACCGCCGAAGCCCTCGGCGAGCGCACCGACGAATTCATGCAGCTCAAGGTCGAGGGCATCAATGACTGCGCCGAAGTGCTGGTCGCTGCGCTGATGGAGGATCGCGAACAGCATATTTTCGGCCGTCGAACCTTGCCCGAAATGGACTTGGCGTCGTTGTCCTGCGCGATCCAGAACCTCTGGCTGGCGTCCCGTGCCGAAGGGTTGGGGATGGGCTGGGTTTCGCTGTTCGAACCGCAAGCGCTGGCCGATTTGCTCGGGTTGCCCGCCGGCGCCAAACCGTTGGCCGTTCTGTGCCTGGGGCCAGTGACAGAGTTTTATCCAGCACCAATGTTGGTACTTGAAGGCTGGGCGCAGGCGCGTCCGCTTAGTGAGTTGTTGTATGAAAATTATTGGGGAGTGCGTCCATGA
- the cbiB gene encoding adenosylcobinamide-phosphate synthase CbiB, translating to MSVALLSVAAVALDALLGEPKRWHPLVAFGRFAERIEQRFNGGGRGWRSHGVTAWVMAVVPLTLLATAFSWTPYVGWVVEILALYCALGMRSLGEHVEPVAKALRSDDLDEARTRVGYLVSRQTSELDKTEVARAATESVLENGSDAVFAALFWFAVAGAPGVVLYRLSNTLDAMWGYRNERFERFGWAAAKIDDVLNYIPARLVALTYALLGKTRLALKCWRSQGPTWDSPNAGPVMAAGAGALGVELGGPAIYHGELHVRPQLGEGVPADADSIDRGWQLVQRGVWLWLLILCVGAEFYA from the coding sequence ATGAGTGTGGCGTTGTTGAGTGTCGCCGCCGTGGCGCTGGATGCGCTGCTGGGTGAACCCAAGCGCTGGCATCCGCTGGTGGCGTTCGGCCGATTTGCCGAGCGCATCGAGCAACGATTCAACGGGGGAGGGCGCGGCTGGCGCAGTCACGGGGTCACCGCGTGGGTGATGGCGGTGGTGCCGCTGACCTTGCTGGCCACGGCCTTTTCCTGGACGCCATACGTGGGCTGGGTCGTCGAAATTCTCGCGCTCTATTGCGCCCTCGGCATGCGCAGCCTCGGCGAGCACGTCGAACCCGTGGCCAAGGCCTTGCGCAGTGATGATCTGGACGAAGCGCGTACCCGCGTCGGTTACCTGGTCAGTCGCCAGACCAGCGAACTGGATAAAACCGAAGTCGCCCGGGCCGCCACTGAGTCGGTACTGGAAAACGGCAGCGACGCCGTGTTCGCCGCGCTGTTCTGGTTCGCCGTGGCTGGCGCGCCTGGCGTGGTGCTCTACCGTTTGAGCAACACCCTGGACGCGATGTGGGGTTATCGGAATGAACGCTTCGAGCGTTTCGGCTGGGCGGCGGCGAAGATCGACGACGTACTCAATTACATCCCTGCGCGGCTAGTGGCGTTGACTTACGCGCTACTGGGAAAAACCCGCCTGGCGCTCAAATGCTGGCGTAGTCAGGGACCGACCTGGGACAGCCCGAATGCGGGGCCGGTGATGGCGGCGGGGGCCGGTGCACTGGGCGTCGAGTTGGGTGGGCCGGCGATTTATCACGGTGAATTGCATGTACGTCCACAACTCGGTGAAGGCGTGCCAGCGGACGCCGATTCCATTGACCGTGGCTGGCAATTGGTCCAGCGCGGCGTATGGTTATGGCTGCTGATTCTCTGCGTGGGGGCTGAATTTTATGCTTGA
- the cobD gene encoding threonine-phosphate decarboxylase CobD gives MLEHGGRLRKAALEYGIEEADWLDLSSGLAPWPFPVPDIPLRAWARLPETDDGLEQVACDYYGTLQALPVAGSQMAIQLLPRLRRAGKVGVLSPCYAEHAEAWRRNGYIVREVLEQEVDFYIDSFDVLVVVNPNNPTGLNLPPARLLEWHARLAQRGGWLVVDEAFMDNTPQLSVAPFAHQVGLIVLRSFGKFFGLAGVRLGFVLAERKLLKLLAEQVGPWAVSGPTRVLGQACLRDTEGQAQQRVRTEEASERLASLLEQYGFKPQGGCALFQWLITERAEALHEFMARRGILLRLFTQNSSLRFGLPGDEADWTRLTAALEAFSKENP, from the coding sequence ATGCTTGAGCACGGCGGACGGTTGCGCAAGGCCGCGCTCGAATACGGCATCGAGGAAGCCGATTGGCTTGACCTGTCCAGCGGCCTCGCGCCCTGGCCATTTCCGGTTCCGGATATTCCGTTGCGGGCCTGGGCGCGTTTGCCGGAAACCGATGACGGTCTGGAACAGGTCGCCTGCGATTACTACGGCACATTGCAGGCGCTGCCGGTGGCTGGTTCGCAAATGGCCATCCAGTTGCTGCCGCGTTTGCGTCGGGCGGGCAAGGTTGGGGTGCTGTCGCCCTGTTACGCCGAACATGCCGAAGCCTGGCGCCGCAATGGCTACATCGTGCGCGAAGTGCTGGAGCAGGAGGTCGACTTTTATATCGACAGCTTCGATGTGCTGGTGGTGGTCAACCCGAACAATCCCACCGGCCTGAATCTGCCCCCGGCGCGGTTGCTTGAATGGCATGCGCGGCTGGCCCAGCGCGGAGGCTGGCTGGTGGTCGACGAAGCCTTCATGGACAACACGCCGCAACTCAGCGTGGCGCCGTTTGCCCATCAGGTCGGATTGATCGTGCTGCGTTCGTTTGGCAAGTTCTTCGGCCTGGCCGGGGTTCGCCTCGGTTTTGTACTGGCTGAGCGCAAGTTGCTCAAGTTGCTCGCTGAGCAAGTAGGACCATGGGCGGTCAGCGGCCCGACCCGGGTTCTGGGGCAAGCTTGCCTGCGCGATACCGAAGGGCAGGCGCAGCAACGCGTGCGCACCGAAGAAGCCAGCGAGCGACTGGCGTCGTTGCTGGAACAATACGGTTTCAAACCCCAAGGCGGTTGCGCCTTGTTCCAGTGGCTGATCACCGAGCGCGCCGAGGCGTTGCACGAATTCATGGCCCGGCGCGGCATCCTGCTGCGGTTGTTCACGCAGAACAGCAGCCTGCGTTTCGGCTTGCCTGGCGATGAGGCTGATTGGACTCGCCTGACCGCCGCACTTGAAGCCTTCAGCAAGGAAAACCCATGA
- a CDS encoding cobyric acid synthase, with product MTTLMVQGTTSDAGKSTLVTALCRWVTRQGVSVVPFKPQNMALNSAVTADGGEIGRAQAVQAQAAFLEPHTDMNPVLLKPNSDTGAQVIIHGRAVTTMNAVAYHDYKTIAMQAVLASHERLSAAYPVVMVEGAGSPAEINLRAGDIANMGFAEAVDCPVVLIADINRGGVFAHLVGTLELLSPSEQARVKGFIINRFRGDIALLQPGLDWLEDRTGKPVIGVLPYVMDLHLEAEDGIDQRQTDKADQVLKVVVPVLPRISNHTDFDPLRLHPQVDLQFVGPGQAIPPADLIILPGSKSVRSDLAYLRANGWDTAISRHLRYGGKVLGICGGLQMLGEHVHDPLGLEGAPGSSAGLGLLAFATQLEEEKQLRNVRGRLALENAEVSGYEIHAGVTTGPALENAAVQLDDGRCDGAQSVDGQIFGTYLHGLFESPAACSALLRWAGLRDVQDVDYHGLRERDIERLADLVETHLDTSLLRELCGF from the coding sequence ATGACCACGTTGATGGTGCAGGGCACCACCTCCGACGCCGGTAAAAGTACGCTGGTGACGGCGCTGTGCCGTTGGGTCACGCGCCAGGGCGTCAGTGTGGTGCCGTTCAAACCGCAGAACATGGCGCTCAACAGTGCGGTGACGGCCGATGGCGGCGAGATCGGACGTGCGCAAGCCGTGCAGGCCCAGGCCGCTTTCCTTGAACCGCATACCGACATGAACCCGGTGCTGCTCAAACCCAACAGCGATACCGGCGCCCAGGTGATCATCCATGGCCGTGCCGTCACGACCATGAACGCCGTCGCTTATCACGACTACAAAACCATCGCCATGCAAGCGGTACTGGCCTCCCACGAACGGTTGAGTGCAGCGTATCCGGTGGTGATGGTGGAAGGGGCGGGCTCGCCCGCGGAGATCAATCTGCGCGCTGGCGACATCGCCAACATGGGCTTTGCCGAAGCGGTGGATTGCCCGGTGGTGCTAATCGCCGATATCAATCGCGGCGGGGTGTTCGCACATCTGGTGGGTACTTTGGAGCTGCTGTCGCCGAGCGAGCAGGCGCGGGTCAAGGGTTTCATCATCAACCGTTTTCGCGGCGATATCGCCTTGCTGCAACCCGGTCTCGATTGGTTGGAGGACCGCACCGGCAAACCGGTGATCGGCGTGTTGCCGTATGTGATGGATCTGCATCTGGAGGCTGAGGACGGCATTGATCAGCGCCAGACTGACAAGGCCGATCAAGTGCTTAAAGTGGTGGTGCCGGTGCTGCCGCGCATCAGCAACCACACCGATTTCGATCCGCTGCGTTTGCATCCACAAGTGGACCTGCAATTTGTCGGCCCCGGCCAGGCGATTCCACCGGCCGACCTGATCATTCTTCCCGGCTCGAAAAGCGTGCGCAGTGATCTCGCGTATCTGCGGGCCAACGGCTGGGATACCGCGATCTCCCGGCATTTGCGCTACGGCGGAAAAGTGCTCGGCATCTGCGGCGGCCTGCAAATGCTCGGCGAACACGTGCACGATCCGCTGGGGCTTGAAGGAGCGCCAGGTTCGAGCGCGGGGTTGGGGTTGTTGGCGTTTGCAACGCAACTGGAAGAAGAGAAGCAACTGCGCAACGTGCGCGGACGTCTGGCGCTGGAGAATGCTGAAGTCAGTGGCTATGAAATCCATGCCGGCGTCACCACCGGACCGGCATTGGAAAACGCTGCCGTGCAGCTGGATGACGGTCGCTGCGACGGTGCGCAGAGTGTTGATGGACAGATTTTCGGTACTTACCTGCATGGCCTATTTGAATCCCCGGCAGCATGCAGTGCGCTGTTGCGCTGGGCGGGTTTGCGGGATGTGCAGGACGTCGATTACCACGGGTTGCGCGAGCGCGATATCGAGCGGTTGGCGGATCTGGTGGAGACGCATCTGGATACCTCACTACTGCGTGAGCTCTGTGGGTTTTAG
- the cobU gene encoding bifunctional adenosylcobinamide kinase/adenosylcobinamide-phosphate guanylyltransferase, with product MLQLILGGARSGKSRLAEKLALDSQHQVIYIATSQPLDGEMNDRVAHHRARRPAEWALIEEPLELARVLRENASADRCLLVDCLTLWLTNLLMLDDTERLVAEREALLECLASLPGEIIFVSNETGMGVVPLGELTRRYVDEAGWLHQALAERCQRVVLTVAGLPLTLKGTAL from the coding sequence ATGCTCCAACTGATCCTCGGCGGCGCCCGCTCCGGCAAAAGTCGCCTGGCTGAAAAGCTGGCTTTGGACAGTCAACACCAAGTGATCTACATCGCCACCAGCCAGCCCCTGGACGGCGAAATGAACGACCGGGTCGCCCATCACCGCGCCCGCCGTCCCGCCGAATGGGCATTGATCGAAGAACCGCTTGAGCTGGCCCGGGTCCTGCGCGAGAACGCCAGCGCCGATCGCTGCCTGTTGGTGGATTGCCTGACCCTCTGGCTGACCAATCTGCTGATGCTCGACGATACAGAGCGCCTGGTCGCCGAACGCGAGGCGTTGCTGGAGTGCCTGGCGTCGTTGCCGGGTGAAATTATTTTTGTCAGCAACGAAACCGGAATGGGTGTCGTGCCGCTGGGCGAATTGACTCGCCGTTATGTCGATGAAGCCGGTTGGCTGCATCAAGCTCTTGCCGAGCGCTGTCAGCGAGTCGTCCTGACCGTCGCCGGCCTGCCTCTGACTTTGAAAGGAACTGCGTTATGA